One genomic window of Paraburkholderia acidiphila includes the following:
- a CDS encoding undecaprenyl-diphosphate phosphatase has protein sequence MDWILTCKALILGIVEGLTEFLPVSSTGHLIVVGSLLNFEGEYAKTFYVVIQFGAILAVCWEFRRKIGEVVVGLPSRPDARRFALNVIVATIPAVVLGLMFEKAIKSVLFAPVPVAFALVGGGLIILWVENRLRGPKGLPVAAQRSARVNSIDEITPLDAFKVGCAQCCALIPGMSRSGSTIIGAMLFGLERRVATEFSFFLAIPVIFGATVYELYKSWHELSVDWLGLFGIGFVAAFVSAFACVRWLLRYVASHDFTAFAWYRIAFGLVILLFGYGGGLGWDD, from the coding sequence ATGGACTGGATTTTGACCTGCAAGGCCCTGATTCTCGGCATCGTCGAGGGGCTGACGGAATTTCTGCCCGTTTCGAGCACCGGGCATCTGATCGTCGTTGGCAGCTTGCTCAACTTCGAAGGCGAGTACGCGAAGACCTTCTACGTGGTGATCCAGTTCGGCGCGATCCTCGCCGTGTGCTGGGAGTTCCGGCGCAAGATCGGCGAGGTCGTGGTGGGGTTGCCCTCGCGGCCCGATGCGCGGCGCTTCGCGCTCAACGTGATCGTCGCCACGATTCCGGCAGTCGTGCTCGGTCTGATGTTCGAGAAGGCGATCAAGTCGGTTCTCTTCGCGCCGGTGCCGGTCGCGTTCGCGCTGGTTGGCGGCGGCCTCATCATCCTGTGGGTCGAAAATCGCCTGCGCGGGCCAAAGGGGCTGCCGGTCGCTGCGCAACGCAGCGCACGCGTGAACTCGATTGACGAGATCACGCCGCTCGACGCGTTCAAGGTGGGTTGCGCGCAGTGCTGCGCGCTGATTCCAGGCATGTCGCGCTCGGGGTCGACCATCATCGGCGCGATGCTGTTCGGCCTCGAGCGGCGCGTCGCGACCGAGTTCTCGTTCTTCCTTGCGATTCCCGTGATCTTTGGCGCGACCGTGTACGAGCTGTACAAGAGCTGGCACGAGCTTTCCGTGGACTGGCTCGGGCTCTTCGGCATCGGCTTCGTCGCCGCGTTCGTGAGTGCGTTTGCCTGTGTGCGCTGGCTGTTGCGCTACGTCGCGTCGCACGACTTCACCGCCTTCGCCTGGTACCGCATCGCTTTCGGTCTTGTGATCCTGCTGTTCGGCTATGGCGGCGGCCTCGGCTGGGACGACTAA
- a CDS encoding DUF1439 domain-containing protein, whose amino-acid sequence MAHTATRVSRRAFLFTACAAAGAAMSLGACATGIFPFIPDHYTFSQQQVQDAVQRKFPYHRSMQQIFDVSLTNPVVTLQPDRNRVAVRLDAHLESPLMQQPVSGAFTVSSELAYDSASRAVVLRSPSVDGVDMTGNAAAYAPQVSAVAALVATQLLNNYPVYTFKPEQLQFAGVNYEPGTITILTNGIRVQIVEK is encoded by the coding sequence ATGGCCCACACCGCAACGCGCGTTTCCCGGCGCGCCTTCCTGTTCACAGCCTGCGCTGCGGCGGGGGCGGCGATGTCGCTCGGCGCGTGTGCGACGGGGATTTTCCCGTTCATTCCCGATCACTACACGTTTTCGCAGCAGCAGGTGCAGGACGCGGTGCAGCGCAAGTTTCCTTATCACCGCTCGATGCAGCAGATTTTCGATGTCTCGCTCACGAACCCTGTCGTGACGCTGCAGCCCGATCGCAACCGCGTGGCCGTGCGGCTCGACGCCCACCTAGAAAGCCCGCTGATGCAGCAGCCCGTGAGCGGCGCGTTCACCGTGTCGAGCGAACTTGCCTACGACAGCGCGAGCCGCGCCGTGGTGCTGCGCTCGCCTTCGGTCGATGGCGTCGACATGACAGGCAACGCCGCCGCCTACGCGCCACAGGTGAGCGCCGTCGCCGCGCTTGTCGCCACCCAGTTGCTCAACAACTATCCGGTCTACACGTTCAAGCCCGAGCAGCTTCAATTTGCCGGAGTCAACTACGAACCCGGTACAATCACCATCCTTACAAACGGCATACGCGTGCAGATCGTCGAGAAGTAA